One segment of Argiope bruennichi chromosome 11, qqArgBrue1.1, whole genome shotgun sequence DNA contains the following:
- the LOC129956631 gene encoding uncharacterized protein LOC129956631, with protein sequence MPLICCVPNCNGNYRNGPRVSVFAFPKNEELKKKWLSAIHREGFYPTQHSRVCELHFKKNDIERETSLFDSKSGKLLSAPLKYPRLVIGAIPSQMPNCAAYMSSSTFHRENPEIKKMKLEQQYVEKALQESIIEKKKYDETREFKNLEELKQRISLVNLKNFWNVIHKENKILFVNIEVSSGPEIALSVVINDVLEVSAFVGKTNEMHVKPYFDYKGGNISGFSYNSENAATSVVTFMINSISSSYKDVVHILPSRHPVALRKGLNPYEIANLLRELSENESDGGKLSCSNLDSDEDIRLHESDCKESEESADEIDNSSC encoded by the exons atgcctttgatctgttgtgttccaaactgtaatgggaattacaggaatggcccaagagtaagtgtttttgcctttcctaaaaatgaagagcttaaaaagaagtggttaagtgccatacatcgtgaaggattttatccgacgcagcatagtagg gtctgtgaattacattttaaaaaaaatgatattgaaagagaaacgagTCTATtcgattcgaagtcaggaaaattattaagtgcccctcttaaatatccgagactagtgattggagcaattccatctcagatgccaaattgtgccgcttacatgtcatcttcaacatttcatagggaaaatccagaaataaaaaagatgaaattggaaCAACAATATGTAGAGAAAGCTCTCCAGGAaagcataatagaaaaaaagaaatacgatgagacaagagaatttaaaaatttggaagaactaAAACAGCgcatttctttagtaaatttgaaaaatttctggaatgtcattcataaagaaaacaaaattttattcgtgaATATTGAAGTAAGTTCTGGTCCTGAAATTGCCTTGTCTGTTGTAATAAATGATGTATTAGAGGTGTCAGCTTTTGTTGGAAAAACAA ATGAGATGCACGTCAAACCCTACTTTGATTACAAAGGGGGAAATATATCAGGTTTCAGTTACAATTCAGAAAATGCCGCCACAAGTGTTGTGACTTTCATGATAAATAGTATTTCATCGTCATATAAAGATGTTGTTCACATTCTTCCT AGCAGACACCCTGTGGCTCTTAGAAAAGGTTTAAACCCTtatgaaattgctaatttgttgcgAGAACTTTCTGAGAATGAATCAGATGGTGGTAAGCTGTCTTGCTCTAATTTAGATTCTGATGAAGACATAAGATTGCATGAAAGTGACTGCAAAGAATCTGAAGAAAGTGCAGATGAAATTGATAATAGTTca TGTTGA
- the LOC129956632 gene encoding uncharacterized protein LOC129956632 codes for MNSYGNYLPHRAVIKLRRSTTPIRPVFDASARLANYPSLNQCLECGPNLIELIPNILLRFREGQLGVIADIKKAFLQISIRKEDRDFLRFLWWENREEKKLRVFRHTRVVFGVKCSPFLLASVIEYHIQKCEGFEKYLKKRLLESFYIDNVVTSVDSKDQLDRFIDNSKTLMAKGGFDLREWEWSGDCETNSKEETQVLGLIGNKKLDTLKINMKWLDDINVEKVTKRSMLSTVHKVFDPFGFTAPVMLCPKIMLQKAWKLGTSWDEGRTDELRKEFLQCFQELKHLSDIQIPRCVQESSKDISNCTIHTFVDGSKDAYAAVTFLRIENNGRIELFLLAAKSRVAPLRGTTIPRMELLAAVIGGRLANSVVEALGWKNITIYYWSDSTTVLAWILREENWSVFVRNRVQEIRKLSNPTSWRHIPGDKNPADLPSRGCKTNRLVSLRWWEGPQWMKNAFEFQNIMGSSNHDWNEEEIRKEMSKTTYILSNNEACGVANWYYRYFSNYDRIVRLVAWILRFKNNCKNITEKKHGELTATEFQEAEMKHEVVKRLIYNAHVKNCHAGVQILLNALREKYWIRNGRKAVKHMVANCITCKRYSSKNIEVISPPLPENRVKDAAVFQITGVDMAEPLFLKDKSWVLIFTCAVYRAVHFELVTAASTDVFLMAFRRFVSRRGRCTTIYCDNGSNFVGAANYLKPLDWKRIQKYGAINSIDWKFNPPTAAWWGGWWERLIRILKDLLKKVLGQARLNYEEMITVLADCERVINSRPLTYICEEEAIKPISPSMFIQDVHECNLPDI; via the exons ATGAACtcttatggtaattatttaccTCACCGCGCAGTGATAAAACTAAGACGCAGCACTACTCCAATTCGTCCGGTGTTTGACGCTTCAGCGAGATTGGCAAATTATCCATCTTTGAATCAGTGCTTGGAATGTGGTCCTAATCTCATTGAGcttattccaaatattcttcTTCGATTCAGAGAGGGACAACTTGGCGTTATAGCTGACATCAAGAAAGCTTTTCTGCAAATTAGTATTCGTAAAGAGGATAGAGACTTCCTTCGGTTTTTGTGGTgggaaaatagagaagaaaagaaattgagagtTTTTCGTCACACAAGAGTTGTTTTTGGGGTAAAATGTAGCCCTTTTCTTTTAGCTTCAGTAATTGAGTAccatattcaaaaatgtgaaggatttgaaaaatatttgaagaaaagacTTTTGGAGAGTTTCTACATTGATAATGTCGTTACTAGTGTCGACAGTAAAGACCAATTAGATCGATTCATCGACAATTCTAAAACCTTGATGGCAAAAGGTGGTTTTGATCTTAGAGAATGGGAATGGTCTGGCGACTGTGAAACTAATTCAAAGGAAGAAACTCAGGTATTGGGTCTTATTGGGAATAAGAAATTAGacactttgaaaattaacatgaaatggcTGGATGACATTAATgtggaaaaagtaactaaaaggaGTATGTTATCTACAGTACATAAAGTATTTGATCCTTTTGGATTCACTGCACCAGTGATGCTTTGTCcaaaaataatgctacaaaaggCATGGAAATTAGGTACAAGTTGGGATGAAGGAAGAACTGATGAGCTTCGTAAAGAATTTCTACAGTGCTTTCAAGAACTTAAGCATTTGTCTGACATACAGATTCCAAGGTGTGTTCAAGAATCTTCAAAAGATATAAGTAACTGCACTATTCATACGTTTGTTGATGGAAGCAAAGATGCATATGCTGCTGTTACTTtccttagaatagaaaataatggtcGAATCGAGCTATTTCTACTTGCAGCGAAATCTCGAGTGGCTCCTTTAAGAGGCACAACTATCCCAAGAATGGAACTTCTTGCGGCGGTGATTGGAGGGAGGCTAGCGAATTCAGTTGTTGAAGCTCTTGGTTGGAAAAATATTACGATATATTACTGGAGTGATTCTACAACAGTGCTTGCATGGATATTACGGGAAGAAAATTGGTCTGTCTTCGTTAGGAATAGAGTTCAAGAGATAAGGAAGTTGAGTAATCCTACATCATGGAGACACATACCTGGTGATAAGAATCCGGCAGATTTACCTTCCAGAGGCTGCAAGACAAATCGTCTAGTCTCCCTAAGATGGTGGGAGGGTCCACAatggatgaaaaatgcttttgaatttcaaaacattatgggtTCCTCCAACCATGATTGGAATGAAGAAGAGATTAGAAAGGAAATGTCTAAGACGacttatatattatcaaataatgaagcctGTGGTGTTGCAAACTGGTACTACAGATATTTTTCGAACTATGATAGAATAGTTCGTCTTGTTGCATGGATCCTCCGCTTCAAGaacaactgcaaaaatataactgaaaagaaGCATGGTGAATTAACCGCTACAGAATTTCAGGAAgcagaaatgaag CATGAAGTGGTAAAGCGGTTAATCTATAATGCTCACGTTAAGAACTGTCATGCTGGAGTCCAGATACTACTGAATGCACTTAGAGAAAAGTACTGGATCCGAAATGGAAGAAAAGCGGTGAAACATATGGTGGCCAATTGCATTACGTGTAAAAGATATAGCTCAAAGAACATAGAAGTTATAAGTCCCCCCCTTCCAGAAAATAGAGTAAAGGATGCTGCGGTGTTTCAGATAACTGGCGTTGATATGGCTGAACCTTTATTCCTTAAAGACAAGAGCTGGGTTCTAATTTTTACTTGTGCAGTGTACAGAGCAGTTCATTTCGAGCTTGTTACTGCTGCATcgactgatgtttttttaatggcctTTAGGAGATTTGTTTCTCGCAGAGGAAGATGCACAACAATATACTGCGATAATGGCTCCAATTTTGTTGGAGCAGCCAACTATTTAAAACCACTGGATTGGAAGCGTATCCAAAAATACGGAGCAATAAACTCTATTGACTGGAAGTTTAATCCTCCAACTGCTGCCTGGTGGGGCGGATGGTGggagagattaattagaattttaaaagatcttttaaagAAAGTGTTAGGACAGGCACGTCTCAATTATGAGGAGATGATAACGGTTTTGGCAGACTGCGAGCGTGTAATCAACTCAAGACCTCTAACTTACATTTGCGAAGAGGAAGCTATAAAACCAATTTCTCCATCGATGTTCATACAAGATGTGCATGAATGCAATCTTCCTGATATATAG
- the LOC129957023 gene encoding guanine nucleotide-binding protein-like 3 homolog, with protein MPKLNKKKSKRMSCRKRYKIIKKVAEHNRKLRKEAKKNPKKRTPKDPGVPNSFPFKEEVLREAEQRKQRALDLKEAQKASRLKLQMENRGLNELVEEANRNDMAFEDTPHAIEENELKENTPNFKSYFKELKNVVENSDIILEVLDARDPLGSRCPQIEELVVSSGKKLVLVLNKIDLIPRQNLNDWLTYLRKSLPTVAFKASTQSQNTNLSRSKIPAVKLNESLQSSSPCFGASFLMKILGNYCRNQNIQTFIKVGVVGFPNVGKSSVINSLKRCRACNVGSTPGLTKAVQEISLDKHIKILDSPGVVLAKNDSSGNLALRNAVKVETLKDVITPAEEIIKRANHQQLCLHYTIPEFSSSQELFCLLAKRMGKYKKGGIPNEEEGARRLINDWNRGVIKYYTHPPEEEQQSPYLSATIVSEFAKAFDISSLEEKMELDKAPELFPSQGVLAKSSGTTSVDISANDEEEMELEQPEKKVTVNFDKKKEKKGVESEPKFIAEEEQQNKLVKKKFKQMKKKRKRVNKAASALSDTLVSALTL; from the coding sequence atgccaaaattaaataagaaaaagagcAAGAGAATGTCTTGCcgcaaaagatataaaattatcaaaaaagttgCTGAACATAATAGAAAATTACGCAAAGAAgcgaaaaaaaatcccaaaaagaGAACCCCGAAGGATCCTGGAGTTCCGAACAGTTTCCCATTCAAAGAGGAAGTTCTACGCGAAGCTGAACAAAGGAAACAGAGGGCTTTGGATCTGAAAGAAGCTCAAAAAGCAAGCAGGTTGAAACTGCAAATGGAGAACAGAGGTCTTAATGAATTGGTTGAAGAAGCTAATCGTAATGACATGGCATTTGAAGATACTCCACACGCTATAGAagaaaatgaactaaaagaaaataCTCCAAATTTCAAATCCTATTTCAAGGAACttaaaaatgttgttgaaaaCAGTGATATCATATTGGAAGTGCTTGATGCTAGGGATCCTCTTGGAAGCAGATGTCCCCAAATAGAAGAGCTAGTTGTTAGCTCAGGTAAGAAACTAGTCTTGGTgctgaataaaattgatttaataccAAGACAGAATTTAAACGACTGGCTGACATATCTCCGTAAATCATTGCCCACAGTTGCTTTTAAAGCATCAACACAATCTCAGAATACCAATCTATCACGCTCTAAAATTCCGGCAGTGAAATTGAATGAAAGCCTTCAGTCATCAAGTCCTTGCTTTGGTGCATcctttcttatgaaaattttggGTAATTATTGTAGGAATCAGAATATTCAAACCTTTATCAAGGTTGGTGTTGTGGGTTTTCCAAATGTTGGAAAGAGTAGTGTTATAAACAGTTTGAAACGTTGTCGAGCATGCAATGTTGGAAGCACTCCAGGTTTAACAAAGGCTGTGCAAGAAATATCTCTTGATAAACATATCAAGATTCTGGATAGCCCTGGAGTTGTACTTGCTAAAAATGATTCGTCGGGAAATCTGGCTCTTAGAAATGCTGTGAAAGTAGAAACATTAAAAGATGTTATCACACCTGctgaagaaattataaaacgGGCCAACCATCAACAATTATGTCTTCATTATACAATACCTGAGTTTTCATCTTCTCAGGAACTTTTTTGCTTATTAGCCAAAAGAATGGGAAAATATAAGAAAGGCGGAATTCCAAATGAAGAAGAAGGTGCCAGGCGGTTGATAAATGACTGGAATCGGggagttataaaatattacacacaTCCACCGGAGGAAGAGCAGCAATCACCATATTTAAGTGCAACCATTGTGTCAGAATTTGCTAAGGCATTTGATATTTCCTCACTAGAGGAGAAAATGGAGCTGGATAAGGCTCCAGAACTCTTCCCGAGCCAAGGAGTACTTGCAAAATCATCTGGAACAACCAGTGTTGATATTTCAGCGAACGATGAAGAAGAaatggagctggagcagccagagAAAAAGGTTACTGTCAATTtcgataagaaaaaagaaaaaaaaggtgttGAATCAGAACCAAAGTTTATTGCGGAAGAAGAGCAACAAAATAAACttgtgaaaaaaaagtttaaacagaTGAAGAAGAAACGTAAAAGAGTAAACAAAGCAGCTTCAGCATTATCCGACACTTTGGTCAGTGCTTTAACTCTTTGA